The genomic stretch ACCCACACCATTAGctggttttttttcctggtaagcAATAAATATCAAAGTTAAGAATAAGTATTTCAACAAATATGACAAACCAACCTCAGAGCACAAAGTTGGCTGATAAAATTACCATCATAGCACAATTTCAAAACTATaagcaaccacacacacacacacacacacacacacacacacccgcaccCACTCTTACGTAAACTTTTGGAGTAAGCAAACTTCTTCAGCCTCACCTTTCTTTTCACCTAGCAAGGACTCTTCAAGACACCAATTGCAAGAAGACCAAAATATCAAAAGATTCAGCTGCTGCCCTCGTAGaagaaacaaccaaaaattaAGACATGGTAATGTGTTTAAGTTACTGAAGCTTAGGGCACTTCCCAAGCTACAGCCATTTTAGATTCAGCCTTTCTTTTGAATTTCATGGGGGTGGAGAGGTagatttaaaacagtaaaaaaaatcctCGTTAAAACTCTTCAACATCGACCAGCTTTTTTTCGGAGCAGGAGGCGATCCGTAGGTGTTGGATATCGACTTAAAtctaaatcaaagaaaataccTCGCTACCACGGAGAACCGAAACGCTGGTGGTTAAAGCTCTTCTTTTCCCCTCAGAGGTCCCACATTTGACTTACactattttttcctccttaggTTTTCCTTCACTGGAAAACAAAAGCCCTTGGTTCTAATttaagaaggggagagaaagaaacccgTAAACCAAGCCACTCAACCACCAACAAGCCGGAACGCCTGGAGAGGAGCCAGAGAGCCGCAGGTGAGCGTTCCGACCCGAAGACCAAAGTTGAAGTAGAAGCGCTCGGGCAAAGCCGCTGCAACACTCGACTGCAAAGCTCCTCGCGCGGGGGAAGTGCCCCGTCCGAACCACAGGACCGCGGGCCCTTcggctcctctccccctcccggGGCCGACCTATACCAACCACCTGTGAGAAAGCCTCCTTCAACTAGTTTCAACAGCCGGTTGGTCAGGCACCGGGCGGAGCCCCGAGCCGGGACGACTCAAGATCCCCTACCGCCCGTTTCCCGGAACCCCTACTCACCCGGCAGTAGCGGGGCTACAGATAGGAAGCATACGCGGCGTCTGAGGGCGCGTCCCCAGCTTCCTGATCCCGCAAAGGTGGAGAGCCCACAACCATAACAAAGCTCTTCCCAAAATGGCTGCCCGGCCCACACGGCCCAGGAGGGGCAAGAGGGGGAGGAGCGACGGCCAGCCGGGCCCTCCCCCCTCCGACCACGCCTCACACACGCCCACCCGCTCGCACCTCCCACAGGAGCGCAAGCGCAGGAGCCCTGTTCGGGTGACCCTGCCGGCGCCCCACGCAGCCAACGTTCCGCCGCGTGAACGGCAGTTATTCCGTGCGTGGTCCCCAACCCCCCCTTACGGCCGCTGGAGACAGTGCCCCCACCCGTCTGCCGACTTgaattctctgcccttcctcgcgccgcttgagagggagagaccagCCGAGTTTGGTATCCCTCCTCTTACCCCCGGCCGAACACCAGGGCCTGGATGAGTGTGAATGAGtgggtgggtgtgtatgtgtgtactgtTTTTCCCCGCCCCTTCGTCCTCCCGTACCCCACTTCTGAGCATGCTCGCGTCCCCAAGCTACCCGTACAAGTACTAGCAAACCGGCTTCGTAGGATCCCGTGTTTTCCGACCCTTCCCACCTTCCACTCTTTCCAGTGCGCGCGTCGTTAAGACTTCAGCCCCCAGCGGGCCACACCGCCGGGCTCTTGAGGCCTGCGCGGCTGGTCCCGACGCGCTATACCCGCTGGGAGTGGTAGTTCCGCCCGATGGCTGGTGTCACGGCCTTGGCCCAGCGCAGGGCGTATTTCTGTCCGGAGCCTGCTCCTATGCCTGGGTGGAGAAGTTGTTTCTCCGACCCAAAGCCTCATTGGATATCGCACTACTGGAAGGGGCGGCGCTGCCatgacagaaggaaataaaagtgaaagccTATCGCGATTAGAAGCGGTTATTATTACGAAGAATTCGCAATGGGTCCACCCTGCACAGGACGCTAAGCCATATGGTGGCCAGCAGCCGGGAAGCTAGATTACCTAGAGTCCTGAGGCATTGGAGGAAACGGCCAGCgtggtcccttccagctctattGTTTTCAGATGAACGCTCAAATTGCTCGGCGCTGTCTCCTTTGATAGActgaaatggaggcccagagaagacacgagactgtccaaggtcacagagctgataaataaaaattaaaacagagggTGACAAAGAATGATCTAACTTTTCAGATCAACCCAAACCAATGCTCTTATCGCCATACCTTTCATGGAAGCAAAAGTCCTGCCCCttgtactcttttttaaaataattttaaaaaatctttattattattgagagacacacagagtgtgagcaggggaggggcagagagaaagggagacagaatccgaagcaagttccaggctccaagcaagctgtcagcacagagcccgacgtggggctcaaactcacaaaccgggagatggtgacctgagccgaaatcccacacttaaccaactgagccacccaggcgcccccatactctTTATTTCTTAATACGTTTCCATGTCCAAGCAACGAGAATGGAAgttaaaaacagttttgtttttcttagtagtTCAGGACCCTAATACATTGTAAGATGTGGCCCATCGATCCTAGAAACCCTGTTATGAGTTCCAGAGATGGCAAACAATTTGGCCAAGTCACACAACCTAGACTCCAAATCTCTCCTACCACTATCACTTGTCATTGTTTCAGTAGTTACACTCTACCTTCCCGAACTCGGAGGGGCAGATTCTGCTGGCTGGGAAACCTAAAAGAAAGACCATTCAGGCATCCTACAGACTTCAAAAGCCGGCTTCCAGagttaagatttaaaataataacccAAGATGGAAAGCCTGTCATGGGAACCAGTTCAGCGCTGGTCAAGTTCCCACCCGGACTGTTCCCCAACCCGCCCCTTctcaggaagtggggagggactGTTACCACCCACGTGCCGGAAGTTGCCTTTTCCTGAATACCTGGCTATTCTGGTGGCTCAGCTTTATTTACATCTCCCGATTCCAAGGTGGCAAGTAAGTAGCAGGGCGGCTGCCACAGGGTGCAGATTGGGAATGGGGTCACCAAGGGTTGAGAGTAAATCAAAGCCGCGAGCACTGTGGGGCAGTTTCCCGAGGATCCTTTCGTCCAGACACTTCTCTCAAATGTTCACTCTGAGGCTTTGCAGTCTGCAAGTCTTCCCTCTGGGGCAGTGGAAATACCGTCCGTTTTCACCTAAATTGAGCGGATTAAACCTTGGTTCTTTGCCCTTCATTTCCTCACCAGTTGCCGTCCCCGGGGTTTAGGCCATCACTCTTTCCCTTTAACAACCAAGAGTTGGAAATCACATGGTCATAGTGCATAGGGAGTCCGGAAAGCTCTTACGCAGGTGATTTTGAGCAACAGTGAGTGTGGGCCCCGCAGATATATGTATTTGGAAGTCAGGAATGGGTGTAAGTGCCATCTAAGATCTATTCATAGGACCGGGATAACCTACCTCCCTCCTTCTTTATGTTATAGAATGAAAACATTGACTGGTATGTATACAGGATTTCTCTACCCAGCCTTAAGAGCTGTGACCTAGAAATTagttcattaaaatgtttacttaggTAGCACATGTGGTTTTTGGATCTTTTAGACACCCATTCTCCTGATTAAGAGTGAAACTCATGTAAGACAGATCTAGATTTATCTTCTCACTCAACCACTTACTGGCTGCTTACATTAGACAGGGTTTTTAACCATTTCCCCTTGTGTAAGGTGGGAATATAGTTAATACTTTTTGAGTGCTTACTTTGTGTTAGGGACAGTTCTCAGTTCTTCACATGTATTATAATACAACCCTATGTAGTTCTTGTGATTATTTCAAAGGTGAGTGAACTGCAACATAacaaggttaaataacttgttcaaagtcacataCTTGGTAAGTGGTGGAGCCATGATCCCAACACAAATTGACTCCAAAATCTTCACTCTAATTTAACAGCCTATATGTGTTCTTTCAGCACTAAGTTGATAACGTTGttgtattaaatgagttaatgcatataAAACACATAGTTACAGTGCTTGGTTCACAGCTAAATTGTATTGATTGCTACCATCATTTGGAACTGTAAATGCCTACCCAAAATAGGTAACTAAGgtgaaaaaagagaacagagaagctATAACTTTCCATTTTAATGAGAGAACTGCACTTCAAGGAAACAATTTATGCAAGGTCACCACAGCTGGGGAATTATAGAGGTGTTTGTAAGATACAAATCTTCTGTCGCTGTACATTACTTTTTCTGTTCCACCAAACAGCAAAGGCTAGAAGAATggttcaggggtgcctaggtggctcagttggttaagcatccagacttcagctcaggtcatgatctcacagttcattagttcaagccccgctgagagtgtagagcctgctttgggtcctctgtctccccctctctctgcccccacctcacttgcccactcacatgtgctctctctttcaaaaagaaataaacattaataaaaataaaaaataaaagaatggttcAGAGATGAAAAGGATCTATCTACTTAATGTGTTACTGATTTTTTGAAGACATTAATGattgttttcaaaggaaaattctTGAGTTACTACTTATAAAAAGATatgtataaaatgaagaaaattaagtgaCATCTTGTTTTGTACACAGCAGCATACTTCTGATTCAGCCCCTCCACTtagctataaaaatgaattaatcagAACTGCCTGGCATTTTCCTGAGCAAGACTTTCAATTGGACCCAGCATGCTTCATTTCATCCAGAAGTTTTCTCAAGCATCTTCAAAGGTTGGTTTATTCGGCAAATATTTGTTGGCACTGCTTTGCTGAGGCaatagcagtgaaaaaaaaaaaaaaaagacaaaaatctttatCCTTATATATTTAGGTGATGCGGGAAAAGGTGggtaaaacaaattatttcatatatcaAGTGGTAAGTCctctggaaaaatataaaacagagaagGGGAATAGGGAGTATCAACAATAAACTTAAGATTGTACTTAAAAATAGGTTGGAAGAGAGGGAATAGGCTGTGCAAACAGCTCAGGGAAGAACATtccaaacaaaaggaagaaaagactccAGGATGGAATCATTCCTAGCATTTTGAGGAGTCACCAAGATtcttaaatagcttttttttctttcattcaatgcTTTTTGAGTCACTGTTCATCTATTAGCTAGTTGAAGTCTGAAATCTGCTCACTAAAGCACAGAATCAGCaggaaaggtttttattttggctGTGACCATGAAAGGCACTGgggagtttgtttgtttgaagacaaaggaaaaaatatggttCTGACTCTCAAGTATATGGAGACAAACACATAATTTACATTCACCGTGAGAATTATGATGGGAGTGTGCAGAAGATACTTACATAGTTATAGGAGCATTAATTCAGACTGGGGAATGCTTCATGCTGAATTTTGAAAGATGGGTTCCCTACAGAGAAAAGTAGGCAGAGACGTGTAGGAAGGAATGGAGCTATGGAAAGTATAGTTTCTATAAAGCTAAACTGGAAGGTAGATTGCTTTATCAATATAAAATAGCATTCCCACAGTAATTAACACTGCTTCTTTTGCAAGTTATAAATAGAAGAGGCAGTTTAAAATGCCAGATCCTAAAGGTGTACTCTTTACCTGTTTCTCTTTCAGATACTCCTTTCATGGGATAAGGTTAGTGGTAGGAAAAAATACATCACTAGGTTTCTATTcagtttcttttgcatgttttatcACTATTTGCTAGCCTTAGCTAGCATTAACATCACCCTATAGTACAATCTTTTTGTAAGTTTGATGTACTAATAGAAAGGAgatgctttgtttttatattgtttcagTTTGGGATTAACTAAGAAATTgcgattattttaaaatttgtttttgtctactggttctgttttctctttagaTGCTGAAGTACCCTTTCACATTCCGACTAGGAGCCAGCAGAATAGAAACACTTTCTCTCAAGACATGTCTCCAGCAAAACTTTTCCCCTTTGTTGCCAGGGCCTTGGTTTTTCTCATCATTTCCAGTGTATATGAACAAGACACAATACTATCATACTTCCCCATGCAGCTTTAAGAAGCAGCAGAAGCAAGAAGTCCTTCCAACCAAGCCACCAGGCACCATAACTTTCCTGCTTGAAAGCCCAAAGCCAGTATTATACATAATTCTGGCAGGAGTAATCCCCTTTGTTGCTCCACCACTGGTCATGGTGATGGCAAAGACTTATATCCCCTTATTAGCTTTTACTCAGATGGCTTATGGAGCCAGTTTCCTATCTTTCTTGGGAGGGATCAAATGGGGTTTTGCTCTGCCAGAAGATAATACAGCCAAACCAGACTTCCTCAGTTTAGCTAGTAGTAcgcctcctcttctgttttcatgGTTTGCCTTCCTTATTTCTGAAAGACTCAGTGAAGCTATAGTCACAGTAATAATAGGTTTGGGGATAGCATTACACATTGAACTTTTTCTCCTGCCACATTATCCCAACTGGTTCAAAGTCCTTAAGATAGTAGTCACTTTAGTGGCTTTGCTTTCATTTGTAATCACTTTACTAGTTAAAGATATTTATCCAGAGAAAGGACTCAAGAAGCCTGGTCaagtagaataaatataaaaactacttTGTAGATAATGTTAGCATGTTGGCTACAAGCCTCATAAAGTTGTGTTTTGGCatcacctttttcttcttctcttgtttAGCTTTTGTTCCCCATCAGTGGTTAtttattcacagattttttttttttttttcagttctagaaatcTTTATTTCCTAGGAATTACTTGATAAGAGTTTGAAAATCCCTAACAAGTCATTTTCACTTTAGGTTACAGCTTTCAGTGTGTATGAATTATacataacattttaatgttttacttgttttgaaaaacgtaaaatgaaaaaatatatatataaaatgataaaaatgaaaatccttttTGCTAGAGCCTTATGATCATTGAAAAAAGACACGCATATTCTCCCATAAGAGGAAAACTCTGTATCCATGAGTGTCTGAAAATAATAGGTGGTTCCGTTGTGGGGTTGTCATTGCAATTGGCCCTGAGAATTGCATTTCCAAGCTCATTTTATCTGGTGTAATCTAGTTATATGAGCTGAAAGGATCTGTGGCTCTAAAAGTCAGTAGGGAGCAGTATCATAAGGGGAAAGCCATATTCAAAGAAAAGCTGGACACATTTTCCAGTTTGTATCCAATTTTTATAGACACAACCCCATCTTCAAATATCATCAGCTggtcaaaaaatttttaaataaagtcacaaGTATGTATAAATTAGGAAAAGTAAAGCTGGGTTACACAACTcagaagcttttttaaaaacagaagcaacaCCTTAGGTTCTAACTTGAAAACAGTCTCTTGAGATTGTcttctaaaaaaaggaaaaacaatttaattgGCAGAAGACTATAAATCAGTAGGAGCACatgggtgactccgttggttaggtgtctgactgaatctcagctcaggtcatgatctcatggtttgtgagtttgagccccacatcaggctctgctggcagtgcagagcctgcaagtgattctccctgtttctctgcctctcccctgcttgctcactctctcaaaataaatcaataaacttaaagaatataAACCTGGTATATGTTATCTTTGGATAATGTATTCAAATATTAGTTAACTTGATTTTCATAAATTGTGTGTTGAAATCCTCGCCCcaatatctcagaatgtgaccttatttggagacagggtctttacagaggtaataaGGCTAAAATGAGGGCATATGAGTAAGCTGTAATGTGATATtaccagcattcttctttttttattaccaGTATTCTAATAACAAGGGAAAACTTAGAGATAAACATGCATACAGGGAAAATGTCATGTATACATGAAGGTGGCCATCCACATTCCAAGGATTCCTAGAATACATGCCTTCCTttcagccctcagaaggaaccaactaCCAACAAGTTGATTttagacttccagcttccaaaactatgagacaataagttttatgtttaaacttctgtggtactttgttacaccAGCCCTAGCAAACAAATACCACAGAGCTAGACCTTGTTCTGATCAGTGAGAAGCTTACCAATAAAACCACCACACAATCCTTCTTTATTAATGCAGAGAATACGTTACCTACAGTCTGacactaaagaaaagaaaccttacACTTTAGAAGCTCTTTCTCAGATTCTACTCACAGTGTTTTGGTGAGGAAACTGCTTCTAAATTACATGAGGACtgcaaaaattaaaactctgaTCTCAAATTCATCATCTTTCAGAATAGGGGCAAGTCACTTTTAAGCTAATTGCCCAATTTCAATAAATGAGGCAGGCAAATGCACTTTGCAAGTGAATTACAGTGTATGattctttaagaaaacattctagggggacctgggtggctcatcagttaagtgtcagacttcagctcacgtcatgatgcacagtttat from Panthera leo isolate Ple1 chromosome C1, P.leo_Ple1_pat1.1, whole genome shotgun sequence encodes the following:
- the TMEM69 gene encoding transmembrane protein 69 translates to MLHFIQKFSQASSKMLKYPFTFRLGASRIETLSLKTCLQQNFSPLLPGPWFFSSFPVYMNKTQYYHTSPCSFKKQQKQEVLPTKPPGTITFLLESPKPVLYIILAGVIPFVAPPLVMVMAKTYIPLLAFTQMAYGASFLSFLGGIKWGFALPEDNTAKPDFLSLASSTPPLLFSWFAFLISERLSEAIVTVIIGLGIALHIELFLLPHYPNWFKVLKIVVTLVALLSFVITLLVKDIYPEKGLKKPGQVE